The Natronomonas salsuginis genomic sequence GCGCCCCGCGACCGCCGATCTGACCGCCGAGGCGACGGTCGTCCGGTCCGGGCGAACCCGCGGCGTCGTCCGCGTCGATGTGACTGCCGACACGCCGAAGGGGGTAAAGGAGATCGCCGTCGGGCGCGTCTCGCTGTATTTGGATCGGAGCTAGTCGCGCGTCGGCGACCGTTGGGTCTATGACGATCCGCACCGTAATGTTCGACGAGTGAACACCACCGCATGAACCGTGACTACGCGTTGACAGAGGAACACGAGGAGCTGCGCGAGGAGGTTCGATCGTTCGCCGAAGCCGAGATCAAACCCGAGATCGAACGGTATCGCGAGTCCGGGGCGTTCCCCCACAACGTGTTGGATCGCGTCGCCGAGGCCGGCTACCGCGGCTACCCCTATCCGGAGCGCTACGGCGGCGAGGGCGAGGAACTCGACGCCCGCGCGATGGCCATCATCCAGGAGGAACTATCGCGCGTCTGGAAGTACCCGGCCGGCGTGTTGAACGTCTCGTGGGCGCTCGTCGGCAATCCCATCTACGAAGAGGGCACGGAGCGACAGCGCGAGGAGTGGCTCGGCGGGCTGTTGACCGGCGAACTGCTCGGCGCACTCTCGATGACCGAGCCCGAGGCCGGAAGCGACGTCACCCGCGCGACGACGACGGCCGAGCGCGACGGTGACGAGTGGGTGATAAACGGGCACAAACACTGGACGTCCTACGGCGAAGTCGCAGATCTCATCGTCGTCCTCGCGAAGACCGGCGACGGCGGCCACGACCTCAGCCTGTTCGGCGTTCCGATGGAGACGCCAGGCGAGCGCGACGGCGTCGAGTTCGTCCGCAACATTCGGAGTATGGCCGGCGACTACGGGGTCGAGAGCGAGATCAAGTACCACGATCTCCGCGTGCCCGAGGGGAACCTGATCGGCGAGGTCGACGAAGGGTTCAAGTACGCGATGGCGGCGCTAGATCTCGGGCGGATCGGGACCGCAGCGCAGGGCGTCGGGCTGGCGCAAGGGGCCTACGAGGCGGCCCGCGAGTACGCCGACTCGCGCGAGCAGTTCGACCGCCCCATTCGGACCTTCCAGGGCGTCGGCTTTAAGATCGCTGACATGTGTATGGACGTCGATGCGGCGCGGCTGTTGACGTTGCAGGCCGCGGGGACGATGGATCGCGGCGAGCGGAAACAGGCAAGTTTCGAAGCGGCCAAGGCGAAGACCTACGCTACCGACGTGGCGATGGACGTGACGACGGAGGCGGTACAGGTACACGGCGGCGTCGGCTACTCGACTGACTACCCCGTCGAGCGCTTCATGCGCGAGGCCAAGGGAACCCAAATATACGAGGGGACAAACGAGATCAACCGACAGGTCATCCTGAATCAACTGTACGGATGA encodes the following:
- a CDS encoding acyl-CoA dehydrogenase family protein; its protein translation is MNRDYALTEEHEELREEVRSFAEAEIKPEIERYRESGAFPHNVLDRVAEAGYRGYPYPERYGGEGEELDARAMAIIQEELSRVWKYPAGVLNVSWALVGNPIYEEGTERQREEWLGGLLTGELLGALSMTEPEAGSDVTRATTTAERDGDEWVINGHKHWTSYGEVADLIVVLAKTGDGGHDLSLFGVPMETPGERDGVEFVRNIRSMAGDYGVESEIKYHDLRVPEGNLIGEVDEGFKYAMAALDLGRIGTAAQGVGLAQGAYEAAREYADSREQFDRPIRTFQGVGFKIADMCMDVDAARLLTLQAAGTMDRGERKQASFEAAKAKTYATDVAMDVTTEAVQVHGGVGYSTDYPVERFMREAKGTQIYEGTNEINRQVILNQLYG